From a region of the Lactuca sativa cultivar Salinas chromosome 4, Lsat_Salinas_v11, whole genome shotgun sequence genome:
- the LOC111881128 gene encoding transcription factor bHLH121 isoform X2, which yields MDQWNAKLELHQQQYQHISNSHSDQRETAEVEVKDTSDARKVQKADREKLRRDKLNEQFIELGHLLDPDRPKNDKSSIIIDTIQILKDLTNEVNRLKAECSALSEESCELIQEKNELREEKSSLKSDIENLNTQYQQRVGVMYPWGGIDPSSVVMPPPFSYPVALPVPAGPLPIHPFPFYANHNPPGASIMPYPNPNPANYHINNQTLPVYVSRSSKQESGNKSSEQFRGSNSNDEKGDNSSDVVTDLELKTPGSQTTLNEEKRLKNV from the exons ATGGATCAATGGAACGCGAAGCTCGAATTGCATCAACAGCAATATCAACATATTTCCAACTCCCATTCCGACCAAAG GGAGACAGCTGAAGTGGAAGTGAAAGATACAAGTGATGCTAGAAAAGTTCAAAAAGCTGATCGCGAAAAATTAAGGAGGGATAAACTGAATGAACAATTCATTGAGTTGGGACATCTACTCG ATCCAGACAGACCCAAAAATGACAAATCCAGTATTATCATTGACACCATACAAATCCTTAAGGATTTGACAAATGAAGTTAATAGACTTAAAGCAGAATGCTCTGCATTATCTGAAGAATCATGTGAG CTTATACAGGAAAAAAACGAACTTAGAGAGGAGAAATCATCGCTAAAATCCGATATAGAAAATCTCAACACACAGTATCAACAAAGGGTTGGAGTTATGTATCCATGGGGAGGGATCGATCCTTCTTCGGTTGTTATGCCACCACCATTTTCATATCCGGTTGCATTACCTGTCCCTGCGGGCCCACTTCCAATCCACCCGTTCCCTTTTTATGCTAATCATAATCCACCTGGCGCTTCCATCATGCcatatccaaatccaaatccagcTAATTACCATATTAATAATCAAACACTTCCTGTATATGTGTCAAGATCAAGCAAACAAGAAAGTGGGAATAAGTCTTCGGAACAATTTAGGGGTAGTAATAGTAATGATGAGAAAGGGGATAATTCTAGTGATGTGGTGACAGATTTAGAGCTTAAAACCCCGGGGTCACAG ACAACACTTAATGAGGAAAAAAGACTGAAAAATGTTTGA
- the LOC111881128 gene encoding transcription factor bHLH121 isoform X1, whose product MDQWNAKLELHQQQYQHISNSHSDQRETAEVEVKDTSDARKVQKADREKLRRDKLNEQFIELGHLLDPDRPKNDKSSIIIDTIQILKDLTNEVNRLKAECSALSEESCELIQEKNELREEKSSLKSDIENLNTQYQQRVGVMYPWGGIDPSSVVMPPPFSYPVALPVPAGPLPIHPFPFYANHNPPGASIMPYPNPNPANYHINNQTLPVYVSRSSKQESGNKSSEQFRGSNSNDEKGDNSSDVVTDLELKTPGSQGEKKSKQLERRDGVCSSSRYTSSQGFQDSSSNNGESNDL is encoded by the exons ATGGATCAATGGAACGCGAAGCTCGAATTGCATCAACAGCAATATCAACATATTTCCAACTCCCATTCCGACCAAAG GGAGACAGCTGAAGTGGAAGTGAAAGATACAAGTGATGCTAGAAAAGTTCAAAAAGCTGATCGCGAAAAATTAAGGAGGGATAAACTGAATGAACAATTCATTGAGTTGGGACATCTACTCG ATCCAGACAGACCCAAAAATGACAAATCCAGTATTATCATTGACACCATACAAATCCTTAAGGATTTGACAAATGAAGTTAATAGACTTAAAGCAGAATGCTCTGCATTATCTGAAGAATCATGTGAG CTTATACAGGAAAAAAACGAACTTAGAGAGGAGAAATCATCGCTAAAATCCGATATAGAAAATCTCAACACACAGTATCAACAAAGGGTTGGAGTTATGTATCCATGGGGAGGGATCGATCCTTCTTCGGTTGTTATGCCACCACCATTTTCATATCCGGTTGCATTACCTGTCCCTGCGGGCCCACTTCCAATCCACCCGTTCCCTTTTTATGCTAATCATAATCCACCTGGCGCTTCCATCATGCcatatccaaatccaaatccagcTAATTACCATATTAATAATCAAACACTTCCTGTATATGTGTCAAGATCAAGCAAACAAGAAAGTGGGAATAAGTCTTCGGAACAATTTAGGGGTAGTAATAGTAATGATGAGAAAGGGGATAATTCTAGTGATGTGGTGACAGATTTAGAGCTTAAAACCCCGGGGTCACAG GGAGAAAAAAAGAGCAAACAACTAGAGAGGAGAGATGGGGTTTGTTCAAGTAGTAGATACACTTCTTCTCAAGGCTTTCAAGATAGCTCTTCAAATAATGGGGAATCTAATGATTTATAG
- the LOC111880990 gene encoding pentatricopeptide repeat-containing protein At3g29230 has protein sequence MALLHLQSSVPPSPDQIDLRTWNKIIKRQVIEGNTKGAFLTYQQMQQTGIFTPDNFTFPVLLKAASNLSNPRLGLALHAQIAKTPFDNHMLVQTSLLNMYSSIQRTDEARKVFDSMESKDTVAWNSMLDAYVSSGNLDFALKLFRFMPKRDLFSLNIMLSGYANLGNMDSAKAVFDEIPVKNLISWNSMILACGNYGDMEEARRVFDEMPERDVISWNTLLGAYLNNKMFDEVILLFYKMKDEDIIPPDYLTVTTALSACADLGSLEKGREIHIYALEKRLTSSMHVTTSLIDMYAKCGCLESFLIVFYKSQVRDVFCWNALLSGLAIHGYGVIALKVFDEMLQRTKPDDVTFIALLNACSHSGLVKEGQTLFNSMEIKYNVTPKIEHYGCLVDLLGRAGCLEHAYKVIDEMPLRPGKSILGALLGACVNHRDVVIGEKVVKILLQSYGDDGLNDGDYMMVSNLYASCECWHEADRWRAMMNDSGIVKTAGLSSITIGDRKKLIVNCHKQSEKKKEMCWLPLSSQRRLPERAGRGGVGGVISALRCLSVGNNTP, from the exons ATGGCTCTCCTCCATTTGCAAAGCTCTGTTCCACCCTCTCCTGACCAGATTGACCTAAGGACATGGAACAAGATCATCAAGAGACAAGTAATCGAAGGGAACACCAAAGGAGCTTTTCTTACATACCAACAGATGCAACAAACAGGTATCTTCACCCCAGATAACTTCACGTTTCCTGTGTTACTCAAAGCAGCTTCTAATCTTTCGAATCCAAGACTCGGTTTAGCTCTCCATGCCCAGATAGCAAAAACGCCCTTTGACAACCATATGTTGGTCCAAACTTCTCTTCTCAACATGTACTCGTCGATTCAAAGAACAGATGAAGCTCGTAAAGTGTTTGATAGTATGGAATCGAAAGATACGGTTGCTTGGAACTCGATGTTGGATGCGTATGTTTCATCTGGGAATTTGGATTTTGCATTGAAGCTTTTTAGATTCATGCCTAAAAGAGACCTTTTTTCACTCAACATTATGCTGTCTGGGTATGCGAACCTTGGTAATATGGATTCGGCAAAGGCTGTATTTGATGAAATCCCTGTAAAAAATCTCATCTCTTGGAACTCCATGATTCTAGCATGTGGGAATTACGGAGACATGGAAGAAGCACGTAgggtgttcgatgaaatgcctgaaCGAGACGTCATTTCATGGAACACATTACTTGGAGCATATCTCAACAATAAGATGTTTGACGAAGTTATTCTGCTGTTCTACAAAATGAAAGACGAAGATATCATCCCCCCAGATTATCTCACAGTAACAACAGCTTTATCTGCTTGCGCTGATTTGGGGTCACTAGAAAAAGGGCGCGAAATCCACATCTACGCCCTAGAAAAACGACTAACGTCAAGTATGCACGTAACCACTTCCCTAATAGACATGTACGCCAAATGCGGATGTCTAGAATCCTTTCTAATCGTCTTCTACAAATCTCAAGTTCGAGATGTTTTCTGTTGGAACGCCTTGTTATCAGGTCTTGCTATCCATGGCTATGGTGTCATCGCCCTCaaggtgttcgatgaaatgcttcAAAGAACAAAACCAGACGATGTAACCTTCATAGCTTTACTTAACGCGTGCAGCCATTCAGGCCTAGTCAAAGAGGGTCAAACCCTTTTCAATTCCATGGAAATCAAGTACAACGTGACTCCTAAAATCGAGCATTATGGGTGCTTGGTTGATCTTTTGGGTAGAGCCGGGTGTCTTGAACATGCATATAAGGTGATCGATGAAATGCCCTTAAGACCAGGGAAGTCGATTTTGGGTGCATTGCTTGGTGCTTGTGTGAATCATAGAGATGTTGTGATTGGGGAAAAAGTAGTGAAAATATTGTTGCAAAGTTATGGTGATGATGGTTTAAATGATGGGGATTACATGATGGTGTCTAATTTGTATGCATCATGTGAATGTTGGCATGAAGCGGATCGTTGGAGAGCAATGATGAATGATTCGGGGATTGTTAAGACTGCAGGATTGAGTTCAATCACTATTGGTGATCGG AAGAAACTAATAGTCAACTGTCACAAACAGtcggaaaagaaaaaagaaatgtgTTGGCTCCCATTATCGTCACAACGCCGCTTACCTGAACGCGCAGGCCGGGGCGGTGTTGGTGGCGTTATATCGGCGTTGAGGTGCCTCAGCGTAGGCAATAACACTCCTTAA
- the LOC111881139 gene encoding DNA-(apurinic or apyrimidinic site) endonuclease 2 isoform X2, producing MKIVTYNVNGLRPRISQYGSLRKLLDSLDSDIICFQETKLSRQELRADVVSADGYESFFSCTRSLEKGRTGYSGVATFCKVNSAFSSNEVALPLDAEEGFTGVLENSKGFTSKKHDLLTCVEGLEGFNRDVLLKIDNEGRCIITDHGHFVLFNIYGPRAASDDTERIEFKLSFYKILQKRWESFMLKGKRIIVVGDLNIAPSSIDRCDAGPDFENNEFRSWFRSLLVENGGLFFDVFRGKHPESYRWKGGGSIKLEGSDHAPVFMSLKEIPDIHLHNTPPLSTRYCPQVRGCQQTLVSMLSRRQSTEEVKAHEDHKEGVKRPVFDSTRLIQTNDIIKIEAMNFTEMKKKPKKNHSSQLSLTSFFQTTSKSESVEICETEINQSESDQHHETESNGCNSSQSDQSKIALLEWKRIQEFMQKSIPVCKGHGEQCVSRVVKKAGPTFGRQFYVCARAEGPASNPEANCGYFSWADSRSKRKQSK from the exons ATGAAGATAGTAACGTATAACGTGAACGGACTGAGACCTCGAATTTCTCAGTATGGCTCCctccgtaaactccttgattctctTGATTCCGACATCATCTGCTTTCAG GAAACGAAATTATCTAGACAAGAACTGAGAGCTGACGTAGTTTCAGCAGATGGGTACGAGTCCTTCTTTTCTTGCACACGTTCTCTTGAAAAAGGCCGCACTGGTTATTCCG GTGTTGCAACATTTTGCAAAGTAAATTCTGCTTTTTCAAGCAATGAAGTTGCACTTCCACTTGATGCAGAAGAGGGTTTCACTGGTGTTCTAGAGAATTCTAAAGGATTTACATCTAAAAAACACGATCTTCTCACATGTGTCGAAGGGCTTGAGGGATTTAACAGAGATGTACTTCTTAAAATTGACAATGAGGGGCGTTGTATTATCACTGATCATGGTCATTTTG TTCTTTTCAACATTTATGGGCCTCGAGCTGCATCTGATGACACAGAAAGAATTGAATTCAAGCTCTCATTCTACAAGATACTTCag AAAAGATGGGAGTCTTTTATGCTTAAAGGAAAGAGGATAATTGTTGTTGGTGATTTAAACATTGCTCCTTCTTCTATAGATAGGTGTGATGCTGGACCAGATTTTGAGAATAATGA GTTTAGAAGCTGGTTTAGATCTTTATTAGTGGAAAATGGAGGCTTGTTCTTTGATGTGTTCAGAGGAAAACATCCTGAAAG CTATAGATGGAAAGGAGGGGGAAGCATAAAGTTAGAAGGTTCCGATCATGCCCCTGTCTTCATGAGTTTAAAAGAAATCCCCGACATTCACCTGCATAACACTCCACCTTTATCCACTAGATACTGTCCTCAAGTTAGAGGATGTCAGCAAACTCTTG TATCGATGTTATCAAGAAGGCAATCAACAGAGGAAGTGAAAGCCCATGAAGATCATAAAGAAGGAGTTAAAAGACCTGTTTTTGATTCCACAAGATTAATTCAAACAAATGATATTATCAAAATCGAAGCAATGAATTTTACAGAAATGAAGAAAAAACCAAAAAAGAATCATTCATCACAGCTCTCACTCACATCCTTTTTTCAAACCACTTCAAAAAGTGAATCTGTTGAGATTTGTGAAACTGAGATTAATCAAAGTGAATCTGATCAACATCATGAGACTGAATCCAACGGTTGTAATTCATCTCAATCTGATCAGAGTAAAATTGCTTTATTAGAGTGGAAAAGAATTCAAGAATTCATGCAAAAAAGTATACCTGTGTGTAAAGGTCATGGTGAACAATGTGTTTCTCGGGTCGTGAAGAAAGCGGGACCCACTTTTGGTCGACAGTTTTATGTTTGTGCTCGTGCAGAG GGACCCGCATCGAATCCTGAAGCGAATTGTGGGTATTTTTCGTGGGCTGATTCAAGATCTAAGCGGAAACAGAGCAAGTGA
- the LOC111881139 gene encoding DNA-(apurinic or apyrimidinic site) endonuclease 2 isoform X1, which translates to MKIVTYNVNGLRPRISQYGSLRKLLDSLDSDIICFQETKLSRQELRADVVSADGYESFFSCTRSLEKGRTGYSGVATFCKVNSAFSSNEVALPLDAEEGFTGVLENSKGFTSKKHDLLTCVEGLEGFNRDVLLKIDNEGRCIITDHGHFVLFNIYGPRAASDDTERIEFKLSFYKILQKRWESFMLKGKRIIVVGDLNIAPSSIDRCDAGPDFENNEFRSWFRSLLVENGGLFFDVFRGKHPERKEAYTCWSTNTGGEMFNFGSRIDHILISGSCIHENKDLKGHNFFSCHVKDCDILTQFKRWKPGTTPSYRWKGGGSIKLEGSDHAPVFMSLKEIPDIHLHNTPPLSTRYCPQVRGCQQTLVSMLSRRQSTEEVKAHEDHKEGVKRPVFDSTRLIQTNDIIKIEAMNFTEMKKKPKKNHSSQLSLTSFFQTTSKSESVEICETEINQSESDQHHETESNGCNSSQSDQSKIALLEWKRIQEFMQKSIPVCKGHGEQCVSRVVKKAGPTFGRQFYVCARAEGPASNPEANCGYFSWADSRSKRKQSK; encoded by the exons ATGAAGATAGTAACGTATAACGTGAACGGACTGAGACCTCGAATTTCTCAGTATGGCTCCctccgtaaactccttgattctctTGATTCCGACATCATCTGCTTTCAG GAAACGAAATTATCTAGACAAGAACTGAGAGCTGACGTAGTTTCAGCAGATGGGTACGAGTCCTTCTTTTCTTGCACACGTTCTCTTGAAAAAGGCCGCACTGGTTATTCCG GTGTTGCAACATTTTGCAAAGTAAATTCTGCTTTTTCAAGCAATGAAGTTGCACTTCCACTTGATGCAGAAGAGGGTTTCACTGGTGTTCTAGAGAATTCTAAAGGATTTACATCTAAAAAACACGATCTTCTCACATGTGTCGAAGGGCTTGAGGGATTTAACAGAGATGTACTTCTTAAAATTGACAATGAGGGGCGTTGTATTATCACTGATCATGGTCATTTTG TTCTTTTCAACATTTATGGGCCTCGAGCTGCATCTGATGACACAGAAAGAATTGAATTCAAGCTCTCATTCTACAAGATACTTCag AAAAGATGGGAGTCTTTTATGCTTAAAGGAAAGAGGATAATTGTTGTTGGTGATTTAAACATTGCTCCTTCTTCTATAGATAGGTGTGATGCTGGACCAGATTTTGAGAATAATGA GTTTAGAAGCTGGTTTAGATCTTTATTAGTGGAAAATGGAGGCTTGTTCTTTGATGTGTTCAGAGGAAAACATCCTGAAAG aaaagaaGCGTATACATGTTGGTCAACAAACACAGGTGGTGAAATGTTCAATTTTGGTTCAAGAATTGATCATATTTTAATTAGTGGTTCATGCATACATGAAAATAAGGATCTCAAAGGTCACAACTTTTTCTCATGCCATGTTAAAGATTGTGATATATTAACACAATTCAAACGGTGGAAACCCGGGACCACACCAAG CTATAGATGGAAAGGAGGGGGAAGCATAAAGTTAGAAGGTTCCGATCATGCCCCTGTCTTCATGAGTTTAAAAGAAATCCCCGACATTCACCTGCATAACACTCCACCTTTATCCACTAGATACTGTCCTCAAGTTAGAGGATGTCAGCAAACTCTTG TATCGATGTTATCAAGAAGGCAATCAACAGAGGAAGTGAAAGCCCATGAAGATCATAAAGAAGGAGTTAAAAGACCTGTTTTTGATTCCACAAGATTAATTCAAACAAATGATATTATCAAAATCGAAGCAATGAATTTTACAGAAATGAAGAAAAAACCAAAAAAGAATCATTCATCACAGCTCTCACTCACATCCTTTTTTCAAACCACTTCAAAAAGTGAATCTGTTGAGATTTGTGAAACTGAGATTAATCAAAGTGAATCTGATCAACATCATGAGACTGAATCCAACGGTTGTAATTCATCTCAATCTGATCAGAGTAAAATTGCTTTATTAGAGTGGAAAAGAATTCAAGAATTCATGCAAAAAAGTATACCTGTGTGTAAAGGTCATGGTGAACAATGTGTTTCTCGGGTCGTGAAGAAAGCGGGACCCACTTTTGGTCGACAGTTTTATGTTTGTGCTCGTGCAGAG GGACCCGCATCGAATCCTGAAGCGAATTGTGGGTATTTTTCGTGGGCTGATTCAAGATCTAAGCGGAAACAGAGCAAGTGA
- the LOC111881139 gene encoding DNA-(apurinic or apyrimidinic site) endonuclease 2 isoform X3 — translation MKIVTYNVNGLRPRISQYGSLRKLLDSLDSDIICFQETKLSRQELRADVVSADGYESFFSCTRSLEKGRTGYSGVATFCKVNSAFSSNEVALPLDAEEGFTGVLENSKGFTSKKHDLLTCVEGLEGFNRDVLLKIDNEGRCIITDHGHFVLFNIYGPRAASDDTERIEFKLSFYKILQKRWESFMLKGKRIIVVGDLNIAPSSIDRCDAGPDFENNDYRWKGGGSIKLEGSDHAPVFMSLKEIPDIHLHNTPPLSTRYCPQVRGCQQTLVSMLSRRQSTEEVKAHEDHKEGVKRPVFDSTRLIQTNDIIKIEAMNFTEMKKKPKKNHSSQLSLTSFFQTTSKSESVEICETEINQSESDQHHETESNGCNSSQSDQSKIALLEWKRIQEFMQKSIPVCKGHGEQCVSRVVKKAGPTFGRQFYVCARAEGPASNPEANCGYFSWADSRSKRKQSK, via the exons ATGAAGATAGTAACGTATAACGTGAACGGACTGAGACCTCGAATTTCTCAGTATGGCTCCctccgtaaactccttgattctctTGATTCCGACATCATCTGCTTTCAG GAAACGAAATTATCTAGACAAGAACTGAGAGCTGACGTAGTTTCAGCAGATGGGTACGAGTCCTTCTTTTCTTGCACACGTTCTCTTGAAAAAGGCCGCACTGGTTATTCCG GTGTTGCAACATTTTGCAAAGTAAATTCTGCTTTTTCAAGCAATGAAGTTGCACTTCCACTTGATGCAGAAGAGGGTTTCACTGGTGTTCTAGAGAATTCTAAAGGATTTACATCTAAAAAACACGATCTTCTCACATGTGTCGAAGGGCTTGAGGGATTTAACAGAGATGTACTTCTTAAAATTGACAATGAGGGGCGTTGTATTATCACTGATCATGGTCATTTTG TTCTTTTCAACATTTATGGGCCTCGAGCTGCATCTGATGACACAGAAAGAATTGAATTCAAGCTCTCATTCTACAAGATACTTCag AAAAGATGGGAGTCTTTTATGCTTAAAGGAAAGAGGATAATTGTTGTTGGTGATTTAAACATTGCTCCTTCTTCTATAGATAGGTGTGATGCTGGACCAGATTTTGAGAATAATGA CTATAGATGGAAAGGAGGGGGAAGCATAAAGTTAGAAGGTTCCGATCATGCCCCTGTCTTCATGAGTTTAAAAGAAATCCCCGACATTCACCTGCATAACACTCCACCTTTATCCACTAGATACTGTCCTCAAGTTAGAGGATGTCAGCAAACTCTTG TATCGATGTTATCAAGAAGGCAATCAACAGAGGAAGTGAAAGCCCATGAAGATCATAAAGAAGGAGTTAAAAGACCTGTTTTTGATTCCACAAGATTAATTCAAACAAATGATATTATCAAAATCGAAGCAATGAATTTTACAGAAATGAAGAAAAAACCAAAAAAGAATCATTCATCACAGCTCTCACTCACATCCTTTTTTCAAACCACTTCAAAAAGTGAATCTGTTGAGATTTGTGAAACTGAGATTAATCAAAGTGAATCTGATCAACATCATGAGACTGAATCCAACGGTTGTAATTCATCTCAATCTGATCAGAGTAAAATTGCTTTATTAGAGTGGAAAAGAATTCAAGAATTCATGCAAAAAAGTATACCTGTGTGTAAAGGTCATGGTGAACAATGTGTTTCTCGGGTCGTGAAGAAAGCGGGACCCACTTTTGGTCGACAGTTTTATGTTTGTGCTCGTGCAGAG GGACCCGCATCGAATCCTGAAGCGAATTGTGGGTATTTTTCGTGGGCTGATTCAAGATCTAAGCGGAAACAGAGCAAGTGA
- the LOC111881117 gene encoding calcium-dependent protein kinase 28, with translation MGSCFSSSKISGSNSNAPSTTATTTTTTTSNAVVNQHPHRRTATTAANKHDGGGSNWNPHKTKENSRNQQQGSNNKNKMKNKATSRRQNGVISCGKRTDFGYLKDFDQRYSIGKLLGHGQFGYTYVATDKANGDRVAVKKIDKNKMILPIAVEDVKREVRILQALSGHENVVQFYNAFEDDSYVYIAMELCEGGELLDRILSKKDSRYTEKDAAIVVRQMLKVAAQCHLHGLVHRDMKPENFLFKSPKEDSHLKATDFGLSDFIRPGKKFTDIVGSAYYVAPEVLKRKSGPESDVWSIGVITYILLCGRRPFWDKTEDGIFKEVLRNKPDFRRKPWPTISTSARDFVKKLLVKDPRARLTAAQALSHPWVREGGNASGIPLDISVLSNMRQFVRYSRLKQFALRALASTLDEEELSDLKDQFHAIDIDKSGAISLEEMRQALAKDLPWKMKESRVLEILEAIDSNTDGLVDFTEFVAATLHVHQLEEHNSEKWQQLSQAAFEKFDVDKDGYITPEELKMYTGLRGSIDPILEEADIDKDGKISLSEFRRLLRTASLSSNNIPSPAPHRGLRKI, from the exons ATGGGTAGCTGTTTTTCAAGCAGCAAAATCAGTGGTTCTAACAGCAACGCTCcatccaccaccgccaccaccactaccactaccacatcTAACGCCGTCGTAAATCAGCATCCCCATCGGCGGACAGCCACAACAGCCGCCAACAAGCATGATGGAGGTGGGTCTAATTGGAATCCACATAAAACGAAAGAGAACAGTAGAAATCAGCAACAAGGGagcaataataaaaacaaaatgaaGAACAAGGCTACTTCAAGGCGTCAGAATGGGGTGATCTCTTGTGGAAAACGAACAGATTTTGGTTACCTTAAGGATTTTGATCAAAGGTATTCGATTGGAAAATTGTTGGGTCATGGTCAATTTGGGTATACATATGTTGCTACCGATAAAGCTAATGGAGATCGAGTTGCTGTCAAGAAAATCGACAAAAATAAG ATGATTCTTCCGATTGCTGTTGAAGATGTGAAGCGAGAAGTCAGAATATTACAAGCTTTAAGTGGTCATGAAAATGTGGTTCAATTTTACAATGCTTTTGAAGATGATTCCTATGTGTATATAGCTATGGA GTTATGTGAGGGTGGTGAGTTGCTAGACCGAATTTTATCAAA GAAAGATAGTCGATACACAGAAAAAGATGCTGCAATAGTTGTAAGGCAAATGCTTAAAGTTGCAGCACAATGTCACTTACATGGATTAGTGCATCGTGACATGAAACCAGAG AATTTTCTTTTTAAGTCTCCCAAAGAGGATTCACACTTGAAGGCTACAGATTTCGGGTTGTCAGACTTCATAAGACCAG GAAAGAAGTTTACAGATATTGTTGGTAGTGCTTATTATGTTGCTCCTGAAGTATTGAAGAGAAAATCAGGACCTGAATCCGATGTATGGAGTATAGGGGTAATTACGTACATTTTACTTTGTGGGCGTAGACCCTTTTGGGATAAAACTGAAGATGGCATTTTCAAAGAG GTATTAAGAAACAAACCCGATTTTCGGCGAAAACCATGGCCCACCATAAgcacaagtgcaagagattttGTAAAAAAGTTGCTTGTTAAAGATCCTCGTGCAAGACTAACAGCTGCTCAAGCACTAT CTCACCCATGGGTTCGAGAAGGTGGAAATGCTTCGGGGATTCCTCTTGACATTTCGGTTCTATCAAACATGCGCCAATTCGTGAGATACAGTCGCCTAAAACAATTTGCATTACgg GCATTGGCTAGCACTCTTGATGAAGAGGAGCTATCGGATCTCAAAGATCAATTCCATGCAATCGATATAGACAAAAGTGGTGCGATTAGTCTAGAGGAAATGAGACAG GCCCTCGCGAAAGACCTCCCATGGAAGATGAAAGAATCACGTGTTTTGGAGATTCTAGAAGCC ATTGATAGCAACACGGATGGGCTTGTGGATTTCACAGAGTTTGTAGCAGCCACCCTCCATGTTCATCAATTGGAGGAACATAACTCTGAAAAATGGCAACAATTATCACAAGCAGCTTTTGAAAAGTTTGATGTGGATAAAGATGGGTACATAACTCCAGAAGAACTCAAAATG TATACAGGGTTAAGAGGCTCAATAGATCCAATTCTAGAGGAAGCAGATATCGATAAAGACGGGAAAATTAGCTTGTCAGAGTTTCGTAGACTTTTAAGAACCGCAAGTTTGAGTTCAAATAATATCCCAAGCCCGGCCCCACATAGAGGCTTACGTAAAATCTAG